In Nostocoides sp. HKS02, the DNA window TGGTGCTGCGCAAGGCCGGTGACGTCATTCCCGAGATCCTCGGCCCGGTCGTCGACCTGCGCGACGGCACCGAGCGGGAGTTCGTCATGCCGACGACGTGCCCCTCGTGCGGGACCCCGCTGCGCCCGGAGAAGGAGGGCGACAAGGACATCCGCTGCCCCAACTCGCGCACCTGCCCGTCCCAGCTGCGCGAGCGGCTCGCCGGGCTGGCGGGGCGCGGCGCGTTCGACATCGAGGCACTCGGCTGGGAGGGCGCGACGGCCCTGCTCGACTCAGGCGTCCTCGAGGACGAGAGCGGCCTGTTCGGGCTCGACGAGTCCGCCATCGCCACGGTCCCGCTGTTCACCCGCGCTGCGAAGAAGACCGATCCGGCTGAGGCCGTCGTCGATGGCCGGGTGCTCTCGGCCAACGGCAAGCGCCTGGTCGAGAACCTCGGCCAGGCCAAGCAGCAGCCGCTGTGGCGCGTGCTCGTGGCGCTGTCGATCCGACACGTCGGTCCTACGGCCGCCCGGGCGCTGGCGCAGCACTTCGGCTCGATGACGGCGATCCGCGACGCGACCCGGGACGAGCTCGCCGGCGTCGAGGGGGTGGGCGGCGTCATCGCTGACGCGGTGCGGGAGTGGTTCGACGCGCCCGACAACGCGTGGCACCTGCGCATCGTCGACCAGTGGGCGGCCGACGGGGTGGTCATGCGCGACGAGCGCGATGCCTCCGTGGAGCAGACGCTGGCGGGGCTGACGGTGGTCGTGACCGGGTCGCTCGAGGGGTTCTCGCGCGACGAGGCGAAGGAGGCGATCCTGGCCCGTGGGGGCAAGGCCTCCGGGTCGGTGTCGAAGAACACCGACTACGTGGTCGTCGGCGAGAACGCCGGTTCCAAGGAGGACAAGGCGCGCGAGCTCGGGCGGCCCATCCTCAACGAGGCCGGGTTCCGCAGGTTGCTCGAGACCGGGCAGGCCTAGGGAGGGTGACCATGGTGGACAAGGCGGTCTTCCTCCGGAGTTCACCGCCCTCGGCGCGGTGGGCGACCTCGCCACCGAGGTGGACCGGATGCGGGAACACCCCGCCGGCTGGGTCGAGGCAGCCGAGGTGGACGCGCCCCCCATCACCCGCGATCTGCTCCGCGCCTGAGGCTCGCTGCTCCGCGCGGCAGGGCCCGAGCGTGCGGCCACCACTCAGCAGACTTGCGTCCCGCTGAACAGACAGGAGCTCACGGCGAAGTAGGACACACGTGCGCGAAGTTCCCTGGTGCTGCGTATGCCGCGTGCGGGGCCGGCGCGTGCGGCGGCCCGGGCCAGCCGGTCACGGCTCAGTCGAGCGGGCGCCCGTCCCGCAGAGCCGCGCTGGCCTCGTCGATGATCGAGGTCATCGCCGCAGCCGCAGCCGGGCCGTCCCCGGACTGGATCGCCTCGGCGACGTCGGCGTGCAGCCGGATCGCGAGCGGGTTCGGTCGGGCAGGCATGAGGTCGTGGTGCGTGCGGCCAGCGAGCACCTCGGCGACGACGTTGTGCAGGGCAGCGAGCATCTCGTTGCCCGACGCCTCGAGCATGGTGCGGTGGAACAACGTGTCCGCGTCGAGGTAGGCCTCGAGGTCGCCGGCCTTGGCGTGCACCGCCATCTGCATGACGGCCCCGGTCATGGTGCCGCACTGTTCCGGCGTGGCGCGCTCTGCGGCCAGGCCGGCCGCGACCGGCTCGAACCCCTTGCGCAGCTCGCCCAGTGAGAGCAGCTGCTCCTCGCGATCGGGGCCGTCGAGTCGCCACCGGATCACGCGCGGGTCGAACACGTTCCAGTCGGCCCGGGGACGCACCCGCACCCCGAGGCGACGCCGCGTCTCCACCAGCCCCATCGACTCCAGGACCCGCACTGCTTCGCGGACCACCGACCGCGACACGCCATAGGCCTCGTCGAGCTGGTCGATGCGCAGCACCGCACCCACGGGGCAGCGACCCGAGACGATGTCCTGCCCGAGCGCGTCGAGGACCGAGGCGTGCAGGCCCCCCGGCGTGCTGGCGTCACCGAGCCGGTGGGGCGCGGAGCGTGCCGCGGATGCGATGGCCATGAGGCCAAGGGTGCCAGAGAGGTGATGTATGACAGAAGGGGGTAAAGAAATCTGATTTATTTTCCCGAAACTCTTGATAAGGCCGGTCTAGGGAGGGCACTCTGGTCCGAGCACGAACGAGCTTGATGAACAGGCCTGACAAAGGAGTCATGGAGCATGCAGCACCATCCACCGCCCCTCGTCGTCGTGATGGGGGTGTCCGGCTCGGGAAAGACCACCGTCGGCGCCGCCCTCGCGCAGCGCCTGGGCGTCCCGTTCGCCGACGCCGACGACTTCCACCCCGAGGCCAACATCGCCAAGATGTCTGCCGGCATCCCGCTCGACGACGTCGACCGCAAGCCGTGGCTCGAGGCCATCGCCGCCTGGCTCGCCGACCACACGTCCAGCGGCGGCGTCGCCAGCTGCTCGGCGCTCAAGCGTGAGTACCGCGACGTCCTGGCCGGCGCAGCGCCTGCGACCTTCTTCCTGCACCTGCACGGTGACCGCGACGTCCTCGCGGCCCGCGTCGCAGCCCGGCCGGCCCACTTCATGCCCGCCGCGCTCATCGACAGCCAGTTCGCCACCCTCGAAGCCCTCGAGCCCGACGAGCGGGGCGCCGTCCTCGACGTCTCTTCGTCGGTCGACAACCTCGTCGACGAGTCAGTCACCCTCCTCACCGCGAAAGGCGGAGTCTCCGCATGAGTCTCGACCTGTTCTCCCTGGTGCAGCCCGCCCTCGCGGCGGCTGACGCCCCGGCAATCCCCGCCGCACGGCTCGTCCCCGCCGCGCTCCTGGGTATCGCCGTCATCGTCCTGCTGATCACCCGGTTCAAGCTGCACCCCTTCCTCGGGCTCACCATCGGCTCCCTGGTGGTCGGCGCCGTCGCGGGTGTCGAGCTCTCGGCGACCGTCGACAGCTTCACCAAGGGCTTCGGCGCCACGGCGGCGAGTGTCGGCACGCTGATCGCGCTCGGTGCGATGTTCGGCAAGCTGCTCGCCGACTCCGGTGGCGCGGACGAGATCGTCGACACGATCGTCGGTCGCTCCAGTGCACGCACCCTGCCGTGGGCGATGGCCGGAGTCGGCGCCATCATCGGCCTGCCGATGTTCTTCGAGATCGGCCTCGTGCTCCTGATGCCGGTCATCTTCCTGGTCGCGCGCCGGTCCGGCCTGTCCGTCATCAAGGTCGGCATCCCGGCGCTCGCGGGCCTGTCGGCCATGCACGGCCTGGTCCCGCCCCACCCCGGGCCGCTCGTGGCCATCGACGCCCTCAAGGCCAACCTCGGGCTGACCCTCGGCCTCGGTGTGCTCGTCGCGATCCCGACCGTGGCCATCGCCGGCCCGCTCTTCGCCCGGTTCGCCGGCCGCTGGGTCGACGTCCCCGCGCCCACGATGTACGAGCCCCGCGAGAACGCGCTCGACCCGCGCCCGTCCTTCGCCGTGACGCTGTTCGCCGTCCTCACCCCGGTCGTCCTCATGCTGGGCAAGGCGCTCGCCGACATCCTCGCGGGCAAGGACAACCCGGTCCGCACCGTGCTCGACTTCGTCGGCACGCCGCTCATCGCCCTGCTCATCGCGGTCATCGTCGGCATGTTCACCCTCGGCCGTGGCGCCCGGATGGGCACCAAGGAGCTCGCGAAGTCGCTCGAGCAGGCGCTGCCGCCCATCGCGGGGATCATCCTCATCGTCGCCGCGGGTGGTGGCTTCAAGCAGACCCTGGTCGACACCGGGATCGGCAAGCTCGTGGCCACCTGGGTGCAGGGCAGCGGCCTGTCCGTGCTCCTGCTCGCCTGGCTCGTCGCCGTCCTGATCCGCCTCGCCACCGGCTCCGCGACGGTGGCCACGGTCACCGCCTCCGGCATCCTGGCGCCGCTGGCCGCCGGGATGGCTCCGACGCACGTCTCGCTGCTCGTCCTGGCGATCGGCGCGGGTTCGGTGTTCTTCTCCCACGTCAACGACGCCGGCTTCTGGCTGGTCAAGGAGTACTTCGGCCTCAGCGTGGGTCAGACCCTGAAGTCGTGGTCGCTCATGGAGACCGTCCTTTCCGTGACCGGGCTGGTGTTCGTGCTGCTGCTCGGCCTGGTGGTCTGAGCACGGGCGCAAACCGCGGCCCCGCCCGTGAACTAGGCTTGACCCTCGTGGCAACCGACTTCTCCCAAGAGATCAAGAACCTCCGCACGACGATGGACTCCGTGCGCGAGGTGACCGACCTCGAATCGCTGCGGGAGCGCATCAAGGATCTCGAGGCGCAGTCGGGCGTCCCCAACCTGTGGGACGACCCCGACGCGGCGCAGCAGGTGACCTCGGCGCTGTCGCGGGCCAACTCCGAGTACGAGCGGGTCACCGGCATGGACTCGCGCATCGACGACCTCGAGACGCTTGTCGAGATGGCCACCGAGGACGGCGGCGACGCCGAGACCCTCGCCGAGGCCGAGAAGGAGCTGGTCGCCGTCCAGAAGGCCGTGGCCGAGCTCGAGGTGCGCACCCTGCTTTCGGGTGAGTACGACGAGCGCGCGGCGGTGGTCACGATCCGGGCGGGCGCGGGTGGTGTCGACGCGGCGGACTTCGCCGAGATGCTCATGCGGATGTACCTGCGCTGGGCGGAGCGGCACGGTTACCCGACCAAGGTCATGGACACCTCGTATGCCGAGGAGGCGGGCCTGAAGTCGGTGACGTTCGAGGTCGACGTGCCCTACGCCTTCGGCAACCTCTCCGTCGAGGGCGGCACGCACCGGCTGGTCCGGATCAGCCCGTTCGACAACCAGGGCCGACGCCAGACGAGCTTCGCCGCAGTCGAGGTGATCCCGCTCATCGAGTCCACCGACTCCATCGAGATCCCCGAGAACGAGATCAAGGTCGACGTGTTCCGCTCGTCGGGCCCGGGCGGTCAGTCCGTCAACACCACTGACTCCGCGGTGCGCATGACCCACATCCCGACCGGCATCGTCGTTTCGATGCAGAACGAGAAGTCCCAGATCCAGAACCGCGCGGCCGCGCTGCGCGTGCTCCAGTCCCGACTGCTCATCCAGAAGCAGGCCGAGGAAGCAGCGGCGAAGAAGGAGATGGCCGGCGACATCAAGGCCAGCTGGGGCGAGCAGATGCGCTCCTACGTCCTGCAGCCGTACCAGATGGTCAAGGACCTGCGCACCGAGCACGAGGTGGGCAACCCCTCGGCCGTCTTCGACGGCGACATCGACGGCTTCATCGAAGCCGGCGTGCGGTGGCGCAAGGAGCAGGAGAAGCTCGCCGGCTGACGAGGCCGGCCAGACCACGGGGCGCCGCGCAACGCCGAAGAGCCGCCGCTGCGCGGCATACCAAGGTTCCCGACCTATCCTCGGTGGCGTCGTGCGTGCGCAGCCGCGCGCGGTCGTATGCCGTCCCCGCCCCCGCCCGTAAGGCTCACCCCCCGCGCATGATCCGCTTCGAGAACGTCAGCAAGGTCTATCCCCGGTCCACCCGACCGGCCCTGAGCGACGTCACGCTCGACGTCGAGCGCGGCGAGTTCGTCTTCGTCGTCGGCGCGTCCGGTTCGGGCAAGTCGACCCTCCTGCGCCTCGTGCTCAAGGAGGAACGCGCCACCCAGGGCACCGTCCTCGTTGCGGGGCAGGAAGTCGGGGGACTGCCGCAGCGCAAGGTGCCCCGGCTGCGCCGCGAGATCGGCACGGTGTTCCAGGACTTCCGCCTGCTGCCCAACAAGAACGTCTACCAGAACGTCGCGTTCGCCCTGCAGGTCCTCGGTCGTTCCGGACACGCGATCCGCCAGGTCGTGCCCGAGACCCTCGAGATGGTCGGTCTCGAAGGCAAGGAGAAGCGTCTCCCGCACGAGCTCTCCGGTGGTGAGCAGCAGCGCGTGGCCATCGCCAGGGCCTTCGTCAACAAGCCCCCGATCCTGCTGTGCGACGAGCCGACCGGAAACCTCGACCCCGCCACCAGCCTCGACATCGTGCGGCTGCTCGACCGGATCAACCGCACCGGCACCACCATCGTGATGGCCACCCACGACGACGACATCGTCAACCAGCTGCGCAAGCGCGTGGTGGAGCTCGTGTCTGGCCACATCGTCCGCGACGAGAACAAGGGCGTCTACGGCAGCGGGCGCTGACCGCGACCCGACCGCCACCGGCCGCCACAGACTTCGGAAGAGACCCACTCCATGCGACTGCAGTTCATGCTCGGCGAGATCTGGATCGGCCTGCGCCGAAACCTCTCCATCGCCGTCTCGGTCATGCTCGTCACCACGGTGTCGCTGTACCTCCTCGGGCTCGGCCTGCTCGCCCAGCGTGAGGTCGACACCCTCAAGGGCTACTGGTACGACCGCATCCAGGTCTCGATCTTCATGTGCGGGCAGGACTCGGCCGAGGCGAACTGTGCGGGCAAGGCCATCACGGCCGAGCAGAAGGCGGCTCTCAAGGCCCAGCTCGACCAGATGAAGCCCCTGGTCAAGAACGTCTACTACGAGTCCGAGCAACAGGCCTACGACCGGTTCCAGGAGCAGTTCCGCAACAGCCCGCTCGCGAGCAACATCCGGGTCGGCGACATCCCGCAGAGCTACCGGGTGCAGCTGTCCGACCCGACCAAGTACGACGTGGTGGTGAGCGCCTTCCAGGGCGCCCCGGGGGTAGGACGCGTGCAGGACCAGCAGAAGACCCTGGACAAGCTTGTTCAAGGTGATGAACGGCATCACCGTCGCCTCGCTCGTGCTCGCCTTCATCATGATCATCTGTGCCGTGCTGCTGATGGTCACCACGATCAGGCAGGCGGCCTTCACCCGGCGCCGTGAGACCGGGATCATGAAGCTCGTGGGGGCCTCGAACCTCACGATCCGGCTGCCGTTCGTCATGGAGATCGTGCTCGCCACGCTGGCGGGCGTCGGCGCCGCAGTCGGGCTGCTGTGGGCCACCACCGACTACCTCGTCGGGCCCTACGTCGCCAAGGTGCTGCCGGATGTCCCCTTGGTCGGGATCACCGATGTCTGGGTCATCGCCCCGTGGCTGGCCGGACTCATGCTGGTCATCGCCGTGATGACCTCCTGGGTCACCTTGTGGCGTTACCTGCGCGTCTGACCGGCCAATCCCCGGATACCGATGGGGTGTGTGTTACCAATGTGGCCTATGAGCGCAAATCTCCCGCGGTCGGGTCGGCTGGCATCGGTCCGACGGGGCGCCCTGGGTGTGGCCGTCGCGTGTTCCCTGGGGCTGGCCGCCGCGTCGCTCAGCGGCATTCCGGTCGCCCACGCAGCGCCGGCCAGCACGGTGTCCGGCCTCGACGGGTCGACACCCGGGGCCACTGACCCCAACACGGCGAAGAAGCAGGTCGACCGCCAGATCCAGGCACTCAAGGGCCAGCTCGACGAGGTCGGCGCCCACCTGGCGAACGCCTACCTCGCGCTCAAGAGGACGCAGGCCGAGCTTCCGCTCGCCCAACAGGCGCTCGACCAGGCCACCGCGGTGGTGGCCAAGGCGGACCTCTACAACTCGCAGATGACGGTCCAGCTCCAGGTCGCCCAGGCCAACGAGGCCCGGGCCATCGACGAGCTCGCGTCCACCCAGGCGCACCTGAGCCAGAACCGTCAGCGGGTCGCCCGCTTCGCCTCCCAGCTCTACCAGGACCAGGGCATGGGCCAGCTGTCCGTGGCCCTGAGCGCGACCACCCCGGACGACTTCGCCAACCGCATCGCGATGACCGACACGGTGATGGATGTCCAGAACCAGTCGCTGAGCCGGCTGGCCACGGCCCGCGCCGCGGCGACCGCCCAGGAGGCGCACATCACGGCGCTTCGCGTCCAGGTCGCCGCTGCGAAGAAGGCGGCCGAGGCGGCCCTGGCCAAGGCCCAGGCTGCCCGCGCCGCCGCCGCGCGGGCCCAGCAACAGCTGCAGGCGCTGGCCGCCCAGCAGCTCGCCCAGTCGAAGAACCTCGCCGCCCAGGCGGCCGCGGAGAAGAAGCAGCTCGCGGCCGCACAGAAGGTCCAGGCTCACCTGCAGGCTGTCCTCGTGGCGCGGGCCAAGGCGGCCAAGGCGGCGGCGGCTCGCCGCGCGGCGGCCCTGCGGCGAGCAGGCAAGCGGGTTCCGCCGGGGCCGGCGACCGCCAGCGGCTTCCTCTCCAGGCCGTCCGACGGCTGGATCTCCTCCGAGTTCGGCATGCGGTTCCACCCGATCCTGCACTACTGGCGCCTGCACGCGGGCCGTGACTACGCGGCCGACTGCGGCACGCCGATCCGCGCGGCGGCCGACGGCCAGATCATCTCGGCCGGGGTCGTCTCCGGCTACGGCAACCGCACGGAGATCGACCACGGCATCGTCCGCGGAGTCGACCTCGTGACGACCTACAACCACATGGAGCGGTTCGCTGTCACCAGCGGTCGCGTCTACCGCGGCGAGGTCATCGGGTACGTCGGCACCAGCGGTGAGTCCACGGGCTGCCACCTGCACTTCGAGACCTACGAGGACGGCGTCCCGCGCGACCCGCGCCGCTGGCTCTGAGCCACGCCGCGCGCACCTGGTCGCCGGTCGGGAAACCGGCTGGCCGGCATACCCGGGTGAGCAGGTAGCGTTGCCCCGCACGGGCGACGCGCCCGCGCCATCCACGCACGGACGGGAAGAGCAGTGGCCAAGGACGCCAAGGACGCTGGGCACAAGGTCGTGGCGAGCAACCGCAAGGCTCGTCACGACTACCTCATCGAGGACACCTTCGAGGCGGGCCTGGTCCTGATGGGCACCGAGGTGAAGTCGTTGCGCATGGGCCGCGCCTCGCTCATCGACGGCTATGCCGCCTGGCGCGGTGACGAGCTGTGGCTGGAGGGCGTGCACATCCCCGAGTACGTCCAGGGCACGTGGACCAACCACACGCCGCGGCGTCGTCGCAAGCTGCTGCTGCACCGCTCCGAGCTCGCCAAGATCCAGCGCAAGTCCTCCGAGAGCGGGCACACCATCGTGCCGCTGCAGCTGTACTTCAAGGACGGCAAGGCCAAGGTCGAGATCGCCATCGCCAAGGGCAAGCGGCAGTACGACAAGCGACAGACGCTGCGCGAGCGCCAGGACACCATGGACACCCAGCGCGCGCTCCACAGCCGGGGCGAGCGCTAGCCGTGCAGGCGACCCCGGGGCGGCGGTATGCCGCGTCAGCGGGGTTCGCGGTCCTGCTCGCCTTCGTTGCGTGGGTCCTCGGCGGGACAGTGGCCCAGGCGGCCGGCGCGGATGACAGCGCGACCGCGTTCCACGTCGACTTCACCCTGAACCATGACGGGTCGGTCGACGTCGTGGAGCACATCACGTGGCAGTTCCCCGAGGGTCAGGCACGGCACGGCATCGACCGGCTCGTGCGGGTCCGGGTCGGCTACCAGAACCGCACCGACGTCTACCGGGAGTACCCCATCAGCGCCGTGCGGGCGACGTCGCCCACCGGTGCGCCCGCCGACGTGCAGGTCAGCGACGCCCTCGACGGCAGCTCCGTTCGCATCCGGGTCGGTGACCCGGGGCGGACCGTTGTGGGCACGCAGTCCTACGTCGTGAGCTACCACCTCGCGAGCGCGGTGAACGGCTTCCCGGACCACGCCGAGTTCTACTGGAACCTCGTCCAGCCCGGAGACACCCACCAGTACGCCCAGGTCACCGCCACCGTCACCGGACCCGCGCCGAGCGACCGCGCGGAGTGCTTCTACGGCGAGCAGGGCTCCACCCAGCGGTGCAGCGCGACGGCGGGCGCCGCCGCCCGGTTCAGTGCGCCCGGACTGCAGGTCGGCCAGGGGGTCTCGGTGCTCGTCTCCCTGCCTGCGACGGCGTTCGGGACCCTCACCCCGGTGCTGCGTCGCGGCAGCGTGAGCGACTCGGGCGCGATCGTGACCGCCCCGGTGGCGAGTGCTGTCGGAGCCCTGGCGGTCGGTGCCGGGATCACCCTGCCCCTGCTCGCAGCGGGGCTCATGGGCACGCTCGTCTACACCCGCGGGCGGGACGAGCGGTATGCCGGTCTCACCCCGGGGCTGCGTCCCGGAGTGGGCGACACGGGTGCCGTCACCCGCGGGGGACGGCCCGCCGTCGCCGTCCAGTTCACTCCCCCGAGGGCGTCCAACCAGGGCTCGTGGGCACCATCATCGACGAGACGGCCAACACCATCGACGTCTCCGCCACGCTGGTCGACCTGGCCGTTCGCGGCTTCCTGACGATCGGCGAGACCGAGCACGGTGCGTTCGGGCGCAAGGACTGGCGGCTGACCCGCGCCGCGCCCCCGACCTCGGCGCTGCTGCCCTATGAAGTTGCGCTGCTCGAGGGCGTCTTCGCGTCGGGCCCGCTCGTCAACCTCTCCGAACTGCGCAACCGGTTCAAGCCGACCCTCGACCGGGTGCAGAGCCTGATGTACGACGAGGTCGTCCGCCGGGGGTGGTTCCGGCGCTCACCCCAGGCCCAGCGCGCCAGCTGGACGGTGCTCGGGGGCTCCCTCGTCGCCCTCGGAGCGTTCGCGTTCTTCTGGCTGGGTGGCTCGTTGCGGCGACTGGGCTCCGTGGCGGGGCTGCCCGTTCCCCCGGGCGCCGTCCTCCTGGGCGGGCTCGTGCTCGCCGGGGGGATCGTGCTGTTCTTCGGCCGGCGGATGGCTGCCCGCACCGCCGATGGCAGCGCCGTGCTGGCCCAGTCCGAGGGCTTCAAGCAGTACCTCGTGACCGCGGAGGCCAACCAGATCCGCTGGGAGGAGGCCCAGGACATCTTCAGCCGGTACCTGCCCTTCGCCATCGTCTTCGGGGTGGCCTCCCAGTGGGCCTCGACCTTCGAACGGGTGGCGCAGGCAGCGGCTGCGGCCGGCCACGTGATCACGCCTCCGCTGTGGTACCTGGGCGGCGACTATGCGTCGTTTGGGGGGATCGCCGACGGCATGGACGCCTTCGCGACCACGGCGGGGGGCGCCTTCGCCAGCACCCCCGGTAGCTCCGGGGGATCGGGCTTCTCCGGCGGGGGCGGCTTCTCGGGCGGCGGAGGTGGGGGCTCGGGGGGAGGCTCGTGGTAGCCACCGCAGCACGAAGGCCGGGCCCATGGGCCCGGCCTTCGCGGTCAGTCGTGTCAGCTGTCAGCTGCGAAAGGCGTCCTTGACCTTCTCGCCAGCCTGCTTGAGGTCGGCCTCGGTCTGGTCGGCCTTGCCTTCGGCCTCGAGGCTCTCGTCGTCGGTGACCTTGCCCGTGGCTTCCTTGGCCTTGCCGGACGCGTCCTGCGCCATGTTCTTCATCTTGTCGTCGCCGCCCATGGGGGCCTCCTTCGGTAGGAATGTCCCGCTTCTACCCCGAACGGGCGACGCGAAACGCGGCGGGCACCGAACCCACCGGCGAAACCCGAGCTAAGCCGTGATGACGAGCAGCAGGTCGCCGCCCTCGACCTGCTGCTGGGAGCCGATCGCCAGCCTGGCCACCGTGCCGGCGACCGGCGCCGTGATGTTGGCCTCCATCTTCATGGCCTCGATGGTGGCGACGACCGCTCCGGCTTCGACGCGCCCACCCTCCTCGACGGCCAGACTGACCACGCCGGCGAACGGTGCGGCGACCTGGCCCTTGTCGCTCGCGTCGGCCTTCTCGGCGGCCTTGACGTCGACCGCGACCTGCTCGTCGCGAACCTGGACGGGGCGCAGCTGGCCGCCCATGGTGAACATCACGGTGCGCATGCCGCGCTCGTCGGCGTCGGACACCGACTGCAGGGCGATGAGCAGCCGCTTGCCCGGTTCGAGGTCGATCTCGTGCTCGAAGCCGACCTCGACTCCGTGGAGGAACTCGCGGGTGCCCAGCACCGCGAGGTCGGAGTACGCGTCGCGCGACCTCTCGAAGTCCTGGGTCGGGCCGGGGAACAGCAAGCGGTTCAAGGTATGCCGGGGGCTTGCCTTGAGCGCGGCGCTGTCCTCTTCGCTCAGCTCGGTGACCCGGGGCTTGACGTCGCGGCCTTCGAGGGCCTTCGTACGGAACGGTTCGGGCCAGCCGCCGGGCGGGTCGCCGAGCTCACCGGAGAGGAACCCGATGACCGAGTCG includes these proteins:
- a CDS encoding gluconokinase → MQHHPPPLVVVMGVSGSGKTTVGAALAQRLGVPFADADDFHPEANIAKMSAGIPLDDVDRKPWLEAIAAWLADHTSSGGVASCSALKREYRDVLAGAAPATFFLHLHGDRDVLAARVAARPAHFMPAALIDSQFATLEALEPDERGAVLDVSSSVDNLVDESVTLLTAKGGVSA
- a CDS encoding FadR/GntR family transcriptional regulator, encoding MAIASAARSAPHRLGDASTPGGLHASVLDALGQDIVSGRCPVGAVLRIDQLDEAYGVSRSVVREAVRVLESMGLVETRRRLGVRVRPRADWNVFDPRVIRWRLDGPDREEQLLSLGELRKGFEPVAAGLAAERATPEQCGTMTGAVMQMAVHAKAGDLEAYLDADTLFHRTMLEASGNEMLAALHNVVAEVLAGRTHHDLMPARPNPLAIRLHADVAEAIQSGDGPAAAAAMTSIIDEASAALRDGRPLD
- a CDS encoding DUF2207 domain-containing protein yields the protein MQATPGRRYAASAGFAVLLAFVAWVLGGTVAQAAGADDSATAFHVDFTLNHDGSVDVVEHITWQFPEGQARHGIDRLVRVRVGYQNRTDVYREYPISAVRATSPTGAPADVQVSDALDGSSVRIRVGDPGRTVVGTQSYVVSYHLASAVNGFPDHAEFYWNLVQPGDTHQYAQVTATVTGPAPSDRAECFYGEQGSTQRCSATAGAAARFSAPGLQVGQGVSVLVSLPATAFGTLTPVLRRGSVSDSGAIVTAPVASAVGALAVGAGITLPLLAAGLMGTLVYTRGRDERYAGLTPGLRPGVGDTGAVTRGGRPAVAVQFTPPRASNQGSWAPSSTRRPTPSTSPPRWSTWPFAAS
- a CDS encoding CsbD family protein, producing MGGDDKMKNMAQDASGKAKEATGKVTDDESLEAEGKADQTEADLKQAGEKVKDAFRS
- the ftsE gene encoding cell division ATP-binding protein FtsE produces the protein MIRFENVSKVYPRSTRPALSDVTLDVERGEFVFVVGASGSGKSTLLRLVLKEERATQGTVLVAGQEVGGLPQRKVPRLRREIGTVFQDFRLLPNKNVYQNVAFALQVLGRSGHAIRQVVPETLEMVGLEGKEKRLPHELSGGEQQRVAIARAFVNKPPILLCDEPTGNLDPATSLDIVRLLDRINRTGTTIVMATHDDDIVNQLRKRVVELVSGHIVRDENKGVYGSGR
- a CDS encoding peptidoglycan DD-metalloendopeptidase family protein, with translation MSANLPRSGRLASVRRGALGVAVACSLGLAAASLSGIPVAHAAPASTVSGLDGSTPGATDPNTAKKQVDRQIQALKGQLDEVGAHLANAYLALKRTQAELPLAQQALDQATAVVAKADLYNSQMTVQLQVAQANEARAIDELASTQAHLSQNRQRVARFASQLYQDQGMGQLSVALSATTPDDFANRIAMTDTVMDVQNQSLSRLATARAAATAQEAHITALRVQVAAAKKAAEAALAKAQAARAAAARAQQQLQALAAQQLAQSKNLAAQAAAEKKQLAAAQKVQAHLQAVLVARAKAAKAAAARRAAALRRAGKRVPPGPATASGFLSRPSDGWISSEFGMRFHPILHYWRLHAGRDYAADCGTPIRAAADGQIISAGVVSGYGNRTEIDHGIVRGVDLVTTYNHMERFAVTSGRVYRGEVIGYVGTSGESTGCHLHFETYEDGVPRDPRRWL
- the smpB gene encoding SsrA-binding protein SmpB, producing MAKDAKDAGHKVVASNRKARHDYLIEDTFEAGLVLMGTEVKSLRMGRASLIDGYAAWRGDELWLEGVHIPEYVQGTWTNHTPRRRRKLLLHRSELAKIQRKSSESGHTIVPLQLYFKDGKAKVEIAIAKGKRQYDKRQTLRERQDTMDTQRALHSRGER
- a CDS encoding DUF2207 domain-containing protein, whose amino-acid sequence is MGTIIDETANTIDVSATLVDLAVRGFLTIGETEHGAFGRKDWRLTRAAPPTSALLPYEVALLEGVFASGPLVNLSELRNRFKPTLDRVQSLMYDEVVRRGWFRRSPQAQRASWTVLGGSLVALGAFAFFWLGGSLRRLGSVAGLPVPPGAVLLGGLVLAGGIVLFFGRRMAARTADGSAVLAQSEGFKQYLVTAEANQIRWEEAQDIFSRYLPFAIVFGVASQWASTFERVAQAAAAAGHVITPPLWYLGGDYASFGGIADGMDAFATTAGGAFASTPGSSGGSGFSGGGGFSGGGGGGSGGGSW
- a CDS encoding FtsX-like permease family protein translates to MVTTIRQAAFTRRRETGIMKLVGASNLTIRLPFVMEIVLATLAGVGAAVGLLWATTDYLVGPYVAKVLPDVPLVGITDVWVIAPWLAGLMLVIAVMTSWVTLWRYLRV
- the prfB gene encoding peptide chain release factor 2, producing MATDFSQEIKNLRTTMDSVREVTDLESLRERIKDLEAQSGVPNLWDDPDAAQQVTSALSRANSEYERVTGMDSRIDDLETLVEMATEDGGDAETLAEAEKELVAVQKAVAELEVRTLLSGEYDERAAVVTIRAGAGGVDAADFAEMLMRMYLRWAERHGYPTKVMDTSYAEEAGLKSVTFEVDVPYAFGNLSVEGGTHRLVRISPFDNQGRRQTSFAAVEVIPLIESTDSIEIPENEIKVDVFRSSGPGGQSVNTTDSAVRMTHIPTGIVVSMQNEKSQIQNRAAALRVLQSRLLIQKQAEEAAAKKEMAGDIKASWGEQMRSYVLQPYQMVKDLRTEHEVGNPSAVFDGDIDGFIEAGVRWRKEQEKLAG
- a CDS encoding permease-like cell division protein FtsX; its protein translation is MRLQFMLGEIWIGLRRNLSIAVSVMLVTTVSLYLLGLGLLAQREVDTLKGYWYDRIQVSIFMCGQDSAEANCAGKAITAEQKAALKAQLDQMKPLVKNVYYESEQQAYDRFQEQFRNSPLASNIRVGDIPQSYRVQLSDPTKYDVVVSAFQGAPGVGRVQDQQKTLDKLVQGDERHHRRLARARLHHDHLCRAADGHHDQAGGLHPAP
- a CDS encoding GntP family permease; this translates as MSLDLFSLVQPALAAADAPAIPAARLVPAALLGIAVIVLLITRFKLHPFLGLTIGSLVVGAVAGVELSATVDSFTKGFGATAASVGTLIALGAMFGKLLADSGGADEIVDTIVGRSSARTLPWAMAGVGAIIGLPMFFEIGLVLLMPVIFLVARRSGLSVIKVGIPALAGLSAMHGLVPPHPGPLVAIDALKANLGLTLGLGVLVAIPTVAIAGPLFARFAGRWVDVPAPTMYEPRENALDPRPSFAVTLFAVLTPVVLMLGKALADILAGKDNPVRTVLDFVGTPLIALLIAVIVGMFTLGRGARMGTKELAKSLEQALPPIAGIILIVAAGGGFKQTLVDTGIGKLVATWVQGSGLSVLLLAWLVAVLIRLATGSATVATVTASGILAPLAAGMAPTHVSLLVLAIGAGSVFFSHVNDAGFWLVKEYFGLSVGQTLKSWSLMETVLSVTGLVFVLLLGLVV